One region of Gossypium raimondii isolate GPD5lz chromosome 6, ASM2569854v1, whole genome shotgun sequence genomic DNA includes:
- the LOC105773303 gene encoding trafficking protein particle complex II-specific subunit 120 homolog isoform X1: MEPDVSIETSCMIRIAVLPIGKVPPPLLRDYHSMLLPHHTIPLSTISSFYTEHQKSPFAHQPWDTGSLQFKFLLGGSPPSPWEDFQPYRKFLSVIGICHCPSSPDLDHVIDQFNAACKIYTSALVLRCFAFCPGDSQLDDGKKRENLVLFPPADRTMQEFHLHTMMQDIAASLLMEFEKWVLQAESSGTLLKTPLDSQATLSSEEVIKAKKRRLARAQKTIGDYCLLAGSPVDANAHYTTALELARLTADYFWYAGALEGSVCAILVDQIGQKDTGVEDEVRYRYNNVITHYRKSFIQDNVQRVSPITFELEATLKLARFLCRRKLIKEVVELLTNAADGAKSLIDANDRLILYVEIARLFGTLGYQRKAAFFSRQVAQLYLQQENRFAATSAMQVLGMTTKAYRVQSRASIAKHSISNEIEPGHADSGKLHHLLVVSLFESQWSTLQMVVLREILLSAVRAGDPLAAWSAAARLLRSYYPLITPAGQNGLASALKSAAERLPSGTRCADPALPFIRVYSFPLHPSQMDIVKRNPAREDWWAGSAPSGPFIYTPFSKGEPTKNGKQDLVWIVGEPVQVFVELANPCGFDLKVDNIYLSVQSGNFDAFPLSVDLPTNSSEVIMLSGIPTSVGRVEIPGCTVHCFGVITEHLFRDVDNLLLGAAQGLVLSDPFRCCGSPRLKNVSVPNISVIPPLPLLVSHVVGGDGAIVLYEGEIRDVWINLANAGTIAVEQAHISLSGKNQDSVISIGYEKLKSALPLKPGAEVTVPLTLKAWQLGLGESDTAASKGASGSMGRTVKDGCCPSLLVHYAGSFGDARDLEKNKTSVPPGRRLIVPLQICVLQGLSFVKARLLSMEIPAYVGKGPSNPANVDGNPSNKAVGYGSKIERLVKIDPFRGSWGLRFLELEMSNPTDMVFEVSVSVLEKPSNEDNVSVDYAAEYGYPKTRIDREYFSRVLIPLEHFKLPFLDDSFFSKDLQLDESTSGKNSSLSERNTKSELNASIKSLVSRIKVRWQSGQNSCGELNITDAIRVALQSSIMDILLPDPLTFSFRLARNVSKNAANLDSPKESSINIQPSMSNSSVIEHDMTPMEVLVRNNTKETIKMNLSVTCRDVAGQNCVEGTKATVLWAGVLSGITIEVPPLEESKHSFFLYFLVPGEYTMVAAAVIDDANDVLRARAKCESPDEPIFCRGPPFHVRVIGTA, from the exons ATGGAACCCGACGTGAGCATTGAGACATCATGCATGATCCGGATCGCCGTCCTTCCAATCGGCAAAGTCCCCCCTCCTCTTCTGCGGGATTACCACTCCATGCTCCTTCCGCACCACACCATCCCTCTCTCAACCATCAGCTCCTTCTACACGGAGCACCAGAAATCGCCTTTCGCCCACCAGCCTTGGGACACAGGCTCGCTCCAGTTCAAATTCTTGTTGGGCGGGTCCCCGCCTAGCCCTTGGGAAGATTTCCAGCCTTATCGCAAGTTCCTCTCCGTGATTGGCATTTGCCACTGCCCTTCGTCACCAGATCTTGATCACGTCATCGATCAATTCAATGCTGCCTGCAAAATTTACACTTCGGCTCTAGTTCTACGCTGCTTCGCCTTTTGTCCTGGGGATTCGCAA TTGGATGATGGTAAGAAAAGGGAGAACTTGGTTTTGTTTCCTCCTGCAGACCGTACAATGCAGGAGTTTCACCTACATACAATGATGCAAGATATCGCTGCTTCATTACTGATGGAATTTGAGAAGTGGGTTCTTCAAGCAGAATCTTCAGGAACTCTTCTGAAGACACCTTTAGATTCTCAAGCTACTCTTAGCTCAGAGGAG GTGATCAAGGCTAAAAAACGAAGACTTGCTCGTGCACAAAAGACAATAGGGGATTATTGTTTGTTAGCAGGATCGCCTGTTGATGCAAATGCTCACTATACTACTGCACTAGAGCTAGCCAGGTTGACTGCAGATTACTTTTGGTATGCTGGGGCATTGGAGGGTAGTGTTTGTGCTATACTG GTTGATCAAATAGGCCAGAAGGATACAGGTGTAGAGGATGAGGTTAGATATCGGTACAATAATGTCATTACGCATTATAGGAAATCCTTCATTCAAGACAATGTTCAGAG aGTTTCACCCATTACCTTTGAACTTGAAGCTACCTTGAAATTGGCCAGGTTTTTATGTAG GAGAAAATTGATTAAGGAGGTTGTGGAGTTGTTAACTAATGCTGCTGATGGTGCTAAATCTTTGATTGATGCCAACGACAGACTCATATTATATGTTGAAATAGCTCGCTTATTTGGTACTCTTGGTTATCAACGAAAAGCTGCCTTCTTCTCAAGGCAGGTAGCTCAGTTATACCTACAACAAGAAAATAGATTTGCTGCTACCAGTGCCATGCAGGTCCTAGGAATGACCACCAAAGCATATCGTGTTCAGAGCAGAGCATCCATCGCAAAACATTCCATTTCTAAT GAAATTGAACCAGGGCATGCTGATAGTGGAAAATTGCATCATCTGTTAGTAGTTTCACTGTTTGAATCACAATGGAGCACCTTGCAGATGGTTGTGCTGCGAGAGATACTTCTATCTGCTGTTCGTGCAGGAGATCCTCTTGCTGCCTGGAGTGCAGCAGCAAGGCTACTAAGATCTTATTATCCTCTAATTACACCTGCTGGACAAAATGGCCTTGCTAGTGCCTTGAAAAGTGCAGCTGAAAGGTTGCCTTCGGGAACTCGATGTGCTGACCCAGCCTTACCTTTCATAAG GGTATACTCTTTTCCTCTCCATCCCTCACAAATGGACATTGTAAAACGCAATCCAGCAAGAGAAGATTGGTGGGCAGGATCTGCTCCTTCAGGACCTTTTATCTACACACCATTTAGCAAGGGAGAGCCAACAAAAAATGGCAAGCAAGATTTGGTTTGGATTGTTGGGGAACCAGTTCAGGTCTTTGTGGAATTAGCTAACCCTTGTGGATTTGATTTAAAGGTCGACAACATCTATCTCTCAGTGCAATCAGGGAATTTTGATGCTTTTCCCCTTAGTGTAGATCTCCCAACTAATTCATCCGAGGTGATCATGTTATCTGGAATCCCAACATCTGTTGGACGGGTGGAGATTCCAGGATGCACTGTTCATTGTTTTGGTGTAATTACTGAGCACCTTTTTAGGGATGTTGATAATTTGCTTCTTGGAGCGGCACAAGGACTTGTGCTTTCTGACCCTTTTCGATGCTGTGGGTCGCCAAGGTTGAAAAATGTGTCTGTACCTAATATTTCTGTTATACCTCCATTGCCATTGCTAGTGTCGCATGTTGTAGGTGGTGATGGTGCCATTGTTTTATATGAAGGTGAAATTCGAGATGTTTGGATAAATCTAGCTAATGCTGGCACAATTGCAGTTGAGCAGGCACACATTTCACTATCTGGAAAAAACCAAGATTCTGTCATCTCGATTGGATACGAAAAACTAAAGTCTGCTCTTCCATTGAAACCTGGTGCAGAAGTGACCGTACCTTTGACCTTGAAAGCCTGGCAGCTTGGCTTGGGCGAGAGTGATACTGCAGCTAGTAAGGGTGCCTCCGGTAGTATGGGTAGAACTGTGAAGGACGGATGTTGCCCCTCATTGTTGGTCCATTACGCAg GGTCATTTGGAGATGCTAGGGAtcttgaaaaaaacaaaacatctGTGCCCCCAGGAAGGCGTCTGATTGTTCCACTACAAATCTGTGTTTTGCAAGGTTTGTCTTTTGTTAAAGCTCGTTTGCTTTCCATGGAGATTCCTGCATATGTGGGCAAGGGTCCTTCCAATCCGGCTAATGTGGACGGTAACCCTTCGAATAAAGCTGTTGGCTATGGAAGTAAGATAGAGAGATTAGTGAAGATTGATCCCTTTAGAGGAAGCTGGGGATTACGTTTTCTTGAACTAGAGATGTCTAATCCAACTGATATGGTGTTCGAAGTAAGTGTTTCTGTCTTGGAAAAACCAAGCAATGAGGACAACGTTTCTGTTGACTATGCTGCTGAATATGGTTATCCCAAAACAAGAATTGACAGAGAATACTTCTCAAGGGTTTTAATACCACTTGAGCATTTTAAGTTACCTTTTCTTGATGATTCATTCTTTTCAAAAGATCTGCAGCTTGACGAGTCCACCAGTGGTAAAAATTCTAGTTTGTCAGAAAGAAATACAAAATCTGAACTAAATGCTTCCATTAAGAGCCTCGTTTCCAGAATAAAAGTCAGGTGGCAATCAGGGCAGAACAGCTGTGGAGAACTGAATATCACAGATGCTATACGAGTAGCCCTTCAATCATCCATCATGGATATACTATTGCCAGATCCTCTGACTTTTAGCTTTAGGCTTGCGAGAAATGTTTCTAAAAATGCTGCAAATCTTGATTCACCAAAAGAATCTAGTATTAATATTCAGCCTTCTATGTCAAACAGTTCTGTAATCGAACATGATATGACTCCAATGGAAGTTCTAGTTCGGAATAACACGAAAGAAACCATCAAAATGAATCTTAGTGTTACATGCAGAGATGTAGCAGGACAGAATTGTGTTGAGGGCACGAAGGCAACTGTCTTATGGGCCG GTGTTCTAAGTGGAATCACCATAGAGGTTCCTCCACTTGAAGAAAGCAAACATAGTTTCTTTCTGTATTTCCTTGTCCCAGGTGAGTACACCATGGTTGCTGCTGCTGTAATCGACGACGCAAATGATGTTTTAAGAGCGAGAGCAAAATGTGAATCGCCTGACGAGCCTATTTTTTGTCGAGGACCTCCTTTCCATGTTCGTGTCATTGGGACTGCttga
- the LOC105773303 gene encoding trafficking protein particle complex II-specific subunit 120 homolog isoform X2: MQEFHLHTMMQDIAASLLMEFEKWVLQAESSGTLLKTPLDSQATLSSEEVIKAKKRRLARAQKTIGDYCLLAGSPVDANAHYTTALELARLTADYFWYAGALEGSVCAILVDQIGQKDTGVEDEVRYRYNNVITHYRKSFIQDNVQRVSPITFELEATLKLARFLCRRKLIKEVVELLTNAADGAKSLIDANDRLILYVEIARLFGTLGYQRKAAFFSRQVAQLYLQQENRFAATSAMQVLGMTTKAYRVQSRASIAKHSISNEIEPGHADSGKLHHLLVVSLFESQWSTLQMVVLREILLSAVRAGDPLAAWSAAARLLRSYYPLITPAGQNGLASALKSAAERLPSGTRCADPALPFIRVYSFPLHPSQMDIVKRNPAREDWWAGSAPSGPFIYTPFSKGEPTKNGKQDLVWIVGEPVQVFVELANPCGFDLKVDNIYLSVQSGNFDAFPLSVDLPTNSSEVIMLSGIPTSVGRVEIPGCTVHCFGVITEHLFRDVDNLLLGAAQGLVLSDPFRCCGSPRLKNVSVPNISVIPPLPLLVSHVVGGDGAIVLYEGEIRDVWINLANAGTIAVEQAHISLSGKNQDSVISIGYEKLKSALPLKPGAEVTVPLTLKAWQLGLGESDTAASKGASGSMGRTVKDGCCPSLLVHYAGSFGDARDLEKNKTSVPPGRRLIVPLQICVLQGLSFVKARLLSMEIPAYVGKGPSNPANVDGNPSNKAVGYGSKIERLVKIDPFRGSWGLRFLELEMSNPTDMVFEVSVSVLEKPSNEDNVSVDYAAEYGYPKTRIDREYFSRVLIPLEHFKLPFLDDSFFSKDLQLDESTSGKNSSLSERNTKSELNASIKSLVSRIKVRWQSGQNSCGELNITDAIRVALQSSIMDILLPDPLTFSFRLARNVSKNAANLDSPKESSINIQPSMSNSSVIEHDMTPMEVLVRNNTKETIKMNLSVTCRDVAGQNCVEGTKATVLWAGVLSGITIEVPPLEESKHSFFLYFLVPGEYTMVAAAVIDDANDVLRARAKCESPDEPIFCRGPPFHVRVIGTA, from the exons ATGCAGGAGTTTCACCTACATACAATGATGCAAGATATCGCTGCTTCATTACTGATGGAATTTGAGAAGTGGGTTCTTCAAGCAGAATCTTCAGGAACTCTTCTGAAGACACCTTTAGATTCTCAAGCTACTCTTAGCTCAGAGGAG GTGATCAAGGCTAAAAAACGAAGACTTGCTCGTGCACAAAAGACAATAGGGGATTATTGTTTGTTAGCAGGATCGCCTGTTGATGCAAATGCTCACTATACTACTGCACTAGAGCTAGCCAGGTTGACTGCAGATTACTTTTGGTATGCTGGGGCATTGGAGGGTAGTGTTTGTGCTATACTG GTTGATCAAATAGGCCAGAAGGATACAGGTGTAGAGGATGAGGTTAGATATCGGTACAATAATGTCATTACGCATTATAGGAAATCCTTCATTCAAGACAATGTTCAGAG aGTTTCACCCATTACCTTTGAACTTGAAGCTACCTTGAAATTGGCCAGGTTTTTATGTAG GAGAAAATTGATTAAGGAGGTTGTGGAGTTGTTAACTAATGCTGCTGATGGTGCTAAATCTTTGATTGATGCCAACGACAGACTCATATTATATGTTGAAATAGCTCGCTTATTTGGTACTCTTGGTTATCAACGAAAAGCTGCCTTCTTCTCAAGGCAGGTAGCTCAGTTATACCTACAACAAGAAAATAGATTTGCTGCTACCAGTGCCATGCAGGTCCTAGGAATGACCACCAAAGCATATCGTGTTCAGAGCAGAGCATCCATCGCAAAACATTCCATTTCTAAT GAAATTGAACCAGGGCATGCTGATAGTGGAAAATTGCATCATCTGTTAGTAGTTTCACTGTTTGAATCACAATGGAGCACCTTGCAGATGGTTGTGCTGCGAGAGATACTTCTATCTGCTGTTCGTGCAGGAGATCCTCTTGCTGCCTGGAGTGCAGCAGCAAGGCTACTAAGATCTTATTATCCTCTAATTACACCTGCTGGACAAAATGGCCTTGCTAGTGCCTTGAAAAGTGCAGCTGAAAGGTTGCCTTCGGGAACTCGATGTGCTGACCCAGCCTTACCTTTCATAAG GGTATACTCTTTTCCTCTCCATCCCTCACAAATGGACATTGTAAAACGCAATCCAGCAAGAGAAGATTGGTGGGCAGGATCTGCTCCTTCAGGACCTTTTATCTACACACCATTTAGCAAGGGAGAGCCAACAAAAAATGGCAAGCAAGATTTGGTTTGGATTGTTGGGGAACCAGTTCAGGTCTTTGTGGAATTAGCTAACCCTTGTGGATTTGATTTAAAGGTCGACAACATCTATCTCTCAGTGCAATCAGGGAATTTTGATGCTTTTCCCCTTAGTGTAGATCTCCCAACTAATTCATCCGAGGTGATCATGTTATCTGGAATCCCAACATCTGTTGGACGGGTGGAGATTCCAGGATGCACTGTTCATTGTTTTGGTGTAATTACTGAGCACCTTTTTAGGGATGTTGATAATTTGCTTCTTGGAGCGGCACAAGGACTTGTGCTTTCTGACCCTTTTCGATGCTGTGGGTCGCCAAGGTTGAAAAATGTGTCTGTACCTAATATTTCTGTTATACCTCCATTGCCATTGCTAGTGTCGCATGTTGTAGGTGGTGATGGTGCCATTGTTTTATATGAAGGTGAAATTCGAGATGTTTGGATAAATCTAGCTAATGCTGGCACAATTGCAGTTGAGCAGGCACACATTTCACTATCTGGAAAAAACCAAGATTCTGTCATCTCGATTGGATACGAAAAACTAAAGTCTGCTCTTCCATTGAAACCTGGTGCAGAAGTGACCGTACCTTTGACCTTGAAAGCCTGGCAGCTTGGCTTGGGCGAGAGTGATACTGCAGCTAGTAAGGGTGCCTCCGGTAGTATGGGTAGAACTGTGAAGGACGGATGTTGCCCCTCATTGTTGGTCCATTACGCAg GGTCATTTGGAGATGCTAGGGAtcttgaaaaaaacaaaacatctGTGCCCCCAGGAAGGCGTCTGATTGTTCCACTACAAATCTGTGTTTTGCAAGGTTTGTCTTTTGTTAAAGCTCGTTTGCTTTCCATGGAGATTCCTGCATATGTGGGCAAGGGTCCTTCCAATCCGGCTAATGTGGACGGTAACCCTTCGAATAAAGCTGTTGGCTATGGAAGTAAGATAGAGAGATTAGTGAAGATTGATCCCTTTAGAGGAAGCTGGGGATTACGTTTTCTTGAACTAGAGATGTCTAATCCAACTGATATGGTGTTCGAAGTAAGTGTTTCTGTCTTGGAAAAACCAAGCAATGAGGACAACGTTTCTGTTGACTATGCTGCTGAATATGGTTATCCCAAAACAAGAATTGACAGAGAATACTTCTCAAGGGTTTTAATACCACTTGAGCATTTTAAGTTACCTTTTCTTGATGATTCATTCTTTTCAAAAGATCTGCAGCTTGACGAGTCCACCAGTGGTAAAAATTCTAGTTTGTCAGAAAGAAATACAAAATCTGAACTAAATGCTTCCATTAAGAGCCTCGTTTCCAGAATAAAAGTCAGGTGGCAATCAGGGCAGAACAGCTGTGGAGAACTGAATATCACAGATGCTATACGAGTAGCCCTTCAATCATCCATCATGGATATACTATTGCCAGATCCTCTGACTTTTAGCTTTAGGCTTGCGAGAAATGTTTCTAAAAATGCTGCAAATCTTGATTCACCAAAAGAATCTAGTATTAATATTCAGCCTTCTATGTCAAACAGTTCTGTAATCGAACATGATATGACTCCAATGGAAGTTCTAGTTCGGAATAACACGAAAGAAACCATCAAAATGAATCTTAGTGTTACATGCAGAGATGTAGCAGGACAGAATTGTGTTGAGGGCACGAAGGCAACTGTCTTATGGGCCG GTGTTCTAAGTGGAATCACCATAGAGGTTCCTCCACTTGAAGAAAGCAAACATAGTTTCTTTCTGTATTTCCTTGTCCCAGGTGAGTACACCATGGTTGCTGCTGCTGTAATCGACGACGCAAATGATGTTTTAAGAGCGAGAGCAAAATGTGAATCGCCTGACGAGCCTATTTTTTGTCGAGGACCTCCTTTCCATGTTCGTGTCATTGGGACTGCttga